A region from the Thalassophryne amazonica chromosome 2, fThaAma1.1, whole genome shotgun sequence genome encodes:
- the bcl2l10 gene encoding bcl-2-like protein 10, which translates to MCSEQSDIAGRKMSCGLWKETLVLAEDYLFLCSTSPRPAPPPPSESAAAMRRLAQDMEMQHHARFHLLAQTFLRQCGLDPCPSLRKVMVELVGDGHLNWGRVVSLFTFTGVVARQLLEQQGIKPGLDPGQGPGPCRGLAETIADYLGEEKKDWLLENDGWEGLCKFSHSVREVNLSMRTALFAAAGVGLAGLTFLLVR; encoded by the exons ATGTGCAGCGAGCAGTCTGATATCGCTGGGAGG AAAATGTCTTGTGGGCTGTGGAAAGAGACTCTGGTTCTAGCAGAGGACTACCTGTTCCTGTGCAGCACAAGCCCACGGCCGGCCCCTCCACCTCCCAGCGAGTCAGCCGCTGCCATGAGGCGCCTGGCCCAGGACATGGAGATGCAGCACCACGCTCGTTTCCACTTGCTGGCTCAGACCTTCCTGCGTCAGTGCGGGTTGGATCCCTGCCCCAGCCTCAGGAAGGTGATGGTGGAGCTGGTTGGAGATGGACACTTAAACTGGGGGAGGGTTGTGTCCCTTTTTACTTTTACTGGGGTTGTGGCCAGACAGCTGTTGGAGCAACAGGGAATCAAACCGGGGCTGGACCCTGGACAGGGTCCTGGACCATGCAGGGGATTGGCGGAGACCATCGCTGATTACCTGGGAGAGGAGAAGAAAGACTGGCTCCTGGAGAATGATGGTTGG GAGGGGTTGTGTAAGTTCTCACACAGCGTCAGAGAAGTGAATTTGTCCATGAGGACGGCGCTGTTTGCTGCTGCTGGGGTCGGCTTGGCTGGCCTGACTTTCCTTCTAGTGCGCTAG